GCTCGGGTCGGCACAACCCTAACATGATGAGGGCATGCGTTGCCACTGCCTGCATGGCCTTGGCGATGATGGCCTCGTTGTGGTGGACAATGGCCTTTGTGCGGCGCGGCTTGCCGCGCGGCCGCGGCGTCGGCGACATAGTCGGTATCGTCTTTCTTCTCTGCCGCAACGGTCCGTCCGGCCCTCCTCTTGGCCGATTCAATGTCGAGACGCGCGACCTTGGTCGTTGTCCGTTATTCTCAAACGAACGCGGTCGAATCATTTAGAGCCGTGccttggagttggagttggccttaTGTGTGTCGACCACACAAAAGATATGGCGGTAGAAAACAAAACCTGTGACTTAGGGAGGGTGGCAATGGCATGTCGACGGAGATGGCTGTCTCATTCGCGGAGAGGGAAAAAGGAATGGCTATCAGGTGAGAAGTAGCTTTAAAATAGCACCAGCAGCAGCGTCACATGGCCTTTGGCTGGCCAAATAGCAGGAGAGAACGGGCAGCTTGGGAGATCCGCGTCACGGTGCACCGGTTAGTGGTGACGCTAGGTAGCCTCTGGAATctagctcgctcgctcgctcgctcgccgctTGATTTGGAGCTGGCCAAACTGCTGGCCGACGCCAAACTGCTGGAGCTGGCCGAGGCCACAACACTCTTATAGTTAGCCTCTCTCCGCTGTTATTTCTAGACTCTTCTAATGGGATACTGCTAGCACATGGTTTtgtgcgcttcttcttcttcttcttcccttgtcGTCACCATCAGGCAATGCGTGTGCGTGCTTGCTGTATTCTCCTATGCACCAATACTTTGGGCTGTCATATACTTTTATAGAAAAACCTGGAATTTACCCAATTAATATGAACCATCCATTTCGTGTCATCTGATGGTTAGTACTACTCCTATTATCTCTTGAAAGGCAAGATATGGAGAACAATCTTGCAGGAGATATATGAACCTTTTCTTTccgggtctgtctaggacacatctagatgtgacatagttatgtcacatctaaactgACGTCCACTTTGTTTgtggtttatttattttttgtcctagtttttttatttcttgttgctgcattatatatttgtgggagtttagatgtgacttccttaaaaaacatctagatgtgaattagacaaactgtttcCTTTATATGCAAATACAGAAATAAATCATTTCGGCATTGAAACATGGTGCGAAACTAGAGAATATATCATGCATAGTGCAACAGTTTTCATGCCATTTGTCTATGTGCCACGTCTCCGCCATTAATACCCACGAGGTGCCACCCCTCCCTCACTCGTAACATAGTACTAGATCATGACACACGCTTTGCTGCGTGGTTCTTCCGGCGTGAGTGAAGTCTCGTCTATTTATTTTCTATGTGGTTTTATTACAGTATTAGTTAATTATCTTTCATAGTATTGTTGATCATAGGTTAAATTGTTACTACATAATGAAATGTGTCGACCAATCAAGTTAGATGAGCTATCTGTCATCAGCCTCTTGCATGCATTGCAAAGGACAAAGCCATCATCTTTTGGTATAAATtcaaatactccttctgttccataatatagtgtatataatttttttaaagTGAAAGTTTGTGAaccttgaccaagtttatagagaaaactatCTATATCTATAACCCCAAATATCTAAAATATGAAAATACTTCTtataatgaatctaatgatatatgctTGGCATtatagatgtaaatgtttttctaaaaaaacttggtcaaagtttgtttCATTTGACTTAAaaaatatgcactacattatgaaatggtGAGAGTACTCAATTCTGCTCTAGGGAGCATTTGGTCATGTTTACCGATTATTTTTTGTAATGataaaaattatttaaaaaatcaAACATGCACATATTCATGTATAAAATGCCAAAGTATTTCAATCTGTGTAAAAAAAAACCAAGTTGGATGACTAATTTTTGACATTTCTCAACTACTTAGCTTTATTTTTTCATTGATGAAAAACTATTGTTCCATCTCTCGtgaaaattttcatgcatgttttcaACACTAACATGGACGTGAAAAGAAAATTAACATTTTCTAAAGTGGTTTGCTATTTGTTTTTAATTTACTATCATCAACAAATGCTCCCTAGAGCGAAAACACCATGCCCATCTCCAGTTCAGCTATACAGTAGGTTGCCCTTCCTTTTAAGGCATGTGATGTTGTGGGTAGCTAGCAGGAAAATAAGAATCACATTGATGTTCTTATATACTGCATTTGTTTATTTTTACTCTGTATTAGATttctctgaagtcaaactttgtaaagtctAATTGAGTTTATATTTAGCAATATATTCCGCGATATATCTAACGACATTGTTTTCGTATTGTGCATGTTAATATTTTCTGAAAACTTGATCAAACTTACACTGAGTTTGACTTAAGACAAAGTGTATATACGGAGGAAAAGGAAATAAGAGTATAATATACATATACTTTTCATTTGAGAGATACAATAACATGTACTAATATACATTCACATTTAAGCAATGGACGCATATTGAAAAATGGGCCAACAACTCTCCCCTCAGCCCTGAGCCACAAGAGGCAAGAAATTCAAGGGAGCTTAGTAACTAGAAAGATTTCTTGAGACAGATAGAAACAAGTCTGATAGGGCTCATGCTGATGCTCAAACCAAGAACAACCCAAGCAATTATCAATCACCTATATTCTCCACGTTTCTCCTTTAATCCATCCataacaataaataaataaaagggtatCTTTGTGAGTTTGAGGAACATGCTCATCGTATTTTTGTGCCACATTATATTAGATTACTTTATATAAATGACAACACTGACAATAGTTCTGACAAACAAATATATTACAATCAGTTCAGACTTAGACACTATACACGCTTGACTACTTTGGTGAGGTGAATACATGGAACCTTTACCACAGTACATAGTTCACAATATCAACACACACCTACACACACACAATCATAAAACGAGTCCGGTAGTCACATAGTACATAGGAATAATATAGCATGGTAAAGCATACCATTTTagctcatgattgtcattttgagTTGTCCATCAGATGTCAACACTTCCCCTTTTCAGAAGATCAACCAAATAGTCTTCTTATGATCGACGTTTTCCTTTCAACAATTTCCTTTTTGAGATCAACCATAAAATTCTTCTTATTATCTGTGTTTTCCTTAATAAAGAGACAATAATATTCACCATAGTGGGAGTGAATATCCAACTCTTTGAGTTTTGGAAGCGCATTGTTTGCCTCGACTCTCTTCAGTTCTTCCACATCCATCATGAGTTTCTTCAGGCAACGAAATCCACCAGCAGAGAAGACAAGATGGTCATCCTTGCAGGAGTTGGAATACAAGGAAAGGGTGGCAAGAAAGGGCAGCTCAGCCAACTTGTCAATGAATTCTTGAGATATACTTGTTTTCACCAGTGAAAGAGTAACGAGATTAGGAAGGAAAAAGACACCATCCAACTTAGATGGCAAATCCAGCTTTCCTTCTAGCACTATGAACTTGAGGCGGCGATGGGTGTAGCTAGTGAACACACTTGATGGAATATTTTCACCTTTTATGATCAGAGTCCTAAGGTTCTCAAGCCTATTTAGAGCATTTGAGAGAGACACCACATTGACTTCTGGAGAATACCCAACTCTTAAGTACTCAAGATGGATCATCTCACCTAATGTCCCAACCAATTCTTCCTCCAATGTATCAATTTGTATGGAGTCAAGTGTCTGTAGGTGCTTCAACCTGCCAATTTTCTTAGGAAATTTCAGGAAACTACCAAAAACATGCCTTAGTGTCTTAATCATCCAGAAGGCCAATGGGAGCTCCCGAACTTTAGTTTCCCTCACATCTAGTGTTTGAAGACTAGTGAGCCTTCCAATGGATCGTGGGATTTCCTCTAATGAACAAGATGTAATTCCAAGGTAATGCACATGCACAACATTTCCTATTTCATCTGGCAACCTCTTACCAATCTCAATGCCCTGTAGATTGATGACACGAAGGAACTCAGATCtatgcaataatccttgtatatgagATTTGATGTCTTTGTTCCTCTTCCACTTAGAGATTTCCCTAATTTGAGGCGAGCAACATAAATAAGTTTGATTCTCTTTGGGATCTTTGGCATCTTGTTCAAAATGTGAGAAGATGGATCGTAGCTTCGGCAAAGAACTGGCTAGGACAGCATATTTATCTGTGGAATTCTGTAGAGAGAGGCGACGAGCACTTGTCAATGTGGGGATGTCATCACCGCTGTGGACTTCCACAAAACTTGCCTCTTGTGCTTCAAACTGCAAAAATTCATGGACTTTGTTCTGGATGGTGACAAAGATACTCCCAGCACTAGATGTATCTTCCTCATCCATATGCACAGGCTTAACTAGATTTCTTGCAATCAACTCATTCAAGTAGATGTATCCCAccttctccattgtcttccccGCTCTTGGTCTTAGGAATCCCTCTGCCATCCACATGCACACCAATCTATGGGACTCAATCTTGATGTTGGCCGGcaatgcaacaaagtagaggaagcAACATTTCAGCTCATGTGGAAGATCATCAAAGCACAAAGATAGTATCCTGTGTAGTCGCTTTGATTGGCTGGACTTAAGATAGTCAAATACATTGGTCCACTCACTAGGAAATTCCTTTGTTTGTACAAGACCTGATAAAAGAACAATACCAAGTGGCAACCCTTCGGTGATATTGTGGATTTCTTGGTGGTGCTCATGCAATTTTTCATCTTGTACTTCAATATGGAGTAGCCTCTTATGGAACAGTTCTATAGCAGTCTTCTGTCCAAGAGATTCTAACTTGATGATTTCATGATGATAGCTGACAGGTGGCTCTTCTGGTTTATGTTGTGTGATATGTAGTATTCTACTGCCTTCAGCACCAACTTTGAGGTTATGCAGAATGTTCTTCCACTCAGTGCTGCTAACTTCACCATCTATCACTAGCAAGTATTTTTTTCCTCTTAGTTGATCTTTAAAAATTTTGTCGACATCACTTCTAGTGCAATTCTCATCATCCTTTGCCAGCTTTTGAACGATTTGCCACATGATATTGCTAGCCGTCATATAGGGTGCAAAACTCTCCATAGCATGAACAGGGAAAATTTTCTTCTTAGCtattttatcatatacttctctcACGAGAGTTGTCTTGCCAACACCGCTTTTTCCAAACACTGAGATCACGACCGGATGGTGATGTTGACTCTGTAGTTTCTCATGATCAATGGGAGTAAGAAGAACATTCTCCAGTTGCTTTTGGTAACCTTCGTGTATTGGCACATGTGGTGGCAGTAAATCATCCCTTCAATTCAACCATTGTTACTTGTTAGTAATTTGTAGTAGTTAGGAAGTTAAATTTAATGGATCATTTTACATCTCAATATTATTGTAGTGCGATATAAATCATATCTACGGACTTGTAACATTCAAGGTTGAACCTAGGTAACTTTCCTTTCCAATAACCTACTCGTAATTCATATTGTGTATGGAAAAACCATGATTCAAATAATTATTAAGTATTTAATTTATGTACTTATAACGAGCATTTGTGGAATTTCAGATTTTCTCTTGATCACGTGCCTAATAAATAACTACTTCTTAGTAATGATTGCAACATTTTTTCAAGGCCCTCATACTACCACTTGGATCTCAAACATTATGTATGGTAATAATCCAAAGGAAAGGTAGAACAAATTATCAATATGAATTTACCGATAATTTGGATTGAGTTAAAAATGCTAATATTTTCTTCAACGTTATCAACAATATAACAAATCATCATATGTTTGCAACATATCCAACCTTTGGTCACAACAAAATCAAAATAGTATTGCACCAAAATTGAGTGCGGGATTGTAGCGTAATTGTCAAAGTGAATTACTATTACACATTTGAATGGCGTGTTGCTACACATATGATAAACCATATTAATCTTCATTCAGTATACTACATGGGATAAGTGTTGAAGATATGATGTCGTTGGTTCCATCTTAAGGTAAATGACCTTATATGTATCAGTTCTCCACATGGTTTGTGGATGTTTGGATTTGCCTAAGAGGCTAAGATCGTACTGGGGTATTGATGACACATTTCCGCTGAAAGATATGGCTTGAGAATTTTCAAGTAGAAAAATAGATATGAGAAGGTAATGCCTTCAATTAACTATAATTACACAATTGTATGTGTGTTGTATGCTTGTATTATAATGTGTTTCCATATGGGTTGTTATCTATATTTTGTCAATGCATAATGGCACTCTACTATGACGAGGACAATGCTCTGTTTCACACTAGCCTACATAAGCTTTGGGTGGTTACACAAGGAAACAAAAAAAATGATGTATCAAAGATGGTTTCACTATAAAAACCACTATAATAAATGTATCACATGCTAGCATTTGAATAGCCGATGATGATAAGTCAACCACTTCACTAATCGCTACATCTCAGAAAATGTGTGTGTAATATGGTTTTAGAACCGACTGGATGTATATATGGGTGAGGGGAGGGGGTTGTACAAGCGTTGGTGGAATGTCAGTCCTCATTAGGGTCACCTCGAAGGTTACATTTCACTCGACACGATACACCATGGACAAAAGCACACACCACGCATGCACCACCACCATATGCAGCGGCAACCAATGAACCCATACCGGTCAAGGAGACTAGATCTAGCCGATAGCACCCTTCCCCATCTGCCTCCACCCTGCAACCCAAGCATGTGTGGCCACTCCGGTGGCACTCCAGCGCCAGTGAGGAGAGGAGACAACCGCGTCATGTCCACTACCTCCTAGGGATATGAAGATCCACAATGCTAGTAATCCAAACCGCGACATGCCACTTGATCCAGATGCCACAACCTCCCATGGAGAAGTAGCCTGTCGCGAGAACAACTCGCGCCGCCGGCCACTAGGATGGCTGGATCTCGTGTTCAACCAGCTGGATCCACGCATAGGTCGAGTAGAAGAACGCTAGAGAAGGAGGGATGAGGGTATCGTGGCCGCCCGATCTATCAAGCCTGCCATGACGCGCATCGTTGTTGCCTACAACTCTTCATGTTGCCAAGAGAATACCGCGACTCTTCCGCTAGCTCCTGAGGCCGCGCCTCCCTGCCCCATACTCAGTGGCATGCTGCCATCCGATGGCCTCGGCCCGCGCAAATCCACACCaaatggaggaagaggggagaccCTACCAATGATGGCGTTGGCCGGGCTTTGCCTGCCAGCGCCAAGGCGGCTATGAGGGGAGAGCTGGGGGATATGATCGGCTGGCTAGGGGTTCCTCCCGCCAAGCACTCACGGGAGCGCCTAGAATAGACCCATGACATTATAGTCCTCGCTCTGATCATGAAACCTCAGTAGGCAGTACTTAGGCTTGCTACCCATCTAGGGAAATGACTTGGTAAAACCATCGTGTCACCACCATCAACATCAAGATCCCTTAGGGCACCACCCGTCCCTCTACTCTCTTCCATGACCTCTAGTAAACGGTACATTAATCATCGATACATGGTCAATGATTGCTATTGATGACCGGTTGATCACGATCTTACATATACCCTTGTGTATGTCACTGAGTGTGTGAGGTGTCGTGTTTGGAATATGTCGATGAAGACTCGAGACACAATGTATACATGTTTGAGCCTTCTTGAGGAGCATCTATATTATAGACATATCAAAATGGGTGTACTGTACGAGGCATGAATCTATTACCTAGGAGTTGAGAGGTGTTTTCCCATCCAACCTATATAGATCTAGGCTTATGAAGGTAGCTAGGGCAGAAGATAAATTAGATGATAAAGCCTAATGGTGTTGCTTGATGTGAGATCTTCCCCGGAGGATGCAAAACTCGTTGTCCTTTGTAGAGTTTATTGGACTCCTTATATAAGGTCAAAGTGTCATCAATAGTGGTATGCACAAACTCCTCTAGAGCATGTCTCCTTTTTCCATAGTCGTAGGGACACCTTCCCTTATCCTTGTAGAGTCTAGATATCTATTTGGATCAACCTTACAGAGAATTTCCTGAGTAAACCCAACTAAATTATTGGGCATCAAAAAATATCCTTAGGCATTCTATATCAATATGGTCATCGTATAGTGGTAGTTACATGGTAGATACACATCACATAACGACAACATGCGAACAGGGTATCTAGAAAAAGGGGTGTACCGCAATGATTATTTTGAGACAATCATTTTGGACCATCTTATAGTCATAAATGTCATATATCTAGGGTGATAGCACAGTATGACAATGATACTTTAGTAAAATTTGTGGTGAGAgtctgaaaggacatgcggtgcccccatgtgtggttttggtaattgatgacaatctctatggactaacggttgccttgagttatatttgaagcatttgtccataggattgtcttgaagtccatgtgttggtttcaaggagtttatgagatggccaaagtgcttttcaaggaattatccaaagattggtcatgtgtgagttgagatggccaaagtgcttttcaaggaattatccaaagattggtcatgtgtgagttgagcttattgcaagcatgtcttgaagaagaagattgtgtgatcattcatgtttaccttcaagacatcatccaaatgaagagagttggaaagattcaatgttgatcaagactaagtcaagagtgaatcaagttgatcaactcacaaagcgtagaagaagtaccgagagggatcaagtgatcccatggtatggtaagaattgtccattacgctttgtgtactaacccatggtctacatgagagttctttgtggggttaggtatgtttccatggtcttgcgtcaagaggaagatctcatacaacccatggaggatgacatcaagtggtgatcgtcatcaagtttgaagtgtgcaagttcaagtggagcaactcgaagagtggctcacccataatggagtatgggggagcaatcaagcttgaagcttgccgtccattgtggtgtcaatggaattgtgaagatgtgccaaagagtgtctcacccatagtggagtatgggggagcaatcaactagtcttcatcgagccaacacaatcaagaaaggtggtccaacttgaggaagtcaagatcgtcatcatctagctcaagttgactatgtgcaaggcaaaggtgtgcccttgataggttttcaattttaccggtctcatagtggtagttgggagaccgggttgtaggatcgattgccgtactatcaaggggggctctctagggagtagcttgatcgtatcattagtcgagagctcaaaccattgcatccttgcatcatctttcttggttcttgtttggttccatttgtgagtcttagagcttatggtcatctttatgacaagtttgagttcatcgaaaacggagttcgcatgcatcttctatgatgttttcagtgttggaggttttaccggtcttttccgaggaagggttctcaccattttattatggtccttttctcatttgcttcttattgatatttctctcaatattgtgttagcccttgtcgttagctttccaacaaacttggtttcgttgaattcggagctcgtatgcaaaagttgtggctattttgatattgcctgttttacacagagaggttgtaccgccccatggagaggttgtaccggtcaagtgtttggagcggttgtaccgctccagtaTTAGTCCGGAGGTTGTACCAGTCATGTACTgctctaccaccggactggtctctattgtggtgcggttgttgagcggttgtgggccggttgtaccgcttattgcctgttaccggttgtaccggtgctcatagaggttgtaccgctcctatgttattctgtacataacgggcagattcgtggggacctatttaagggggtcttcttccccaatggttccccatctcttgagctcgtttttgcccccattgttgaccttctttgagcttgctaactctcaatccctccatggattcttgctagtttttgagggaaaagagagaggagatctagatccacatttccaccaatcactttctcctctatgtgaggggaaccccttggatctagatcttggagttcttggtgttctccttcttgttcttcctctcatttacctccctagcattagttgctctggtgggatttgagagaggacttgggcactctgtgtgcccttgccattgcatttggtgcatcggtttgagttctccacggtgatacgtggaagtgaaatttgagaagcttattactcttgggtgtttgggcaccctagagcttgttcctcttgggtgccttggcgccctagacggttggtgttgttcggagcttaatcattgtggtgtaaagctccaggcaagcgtcggggtctccaattaggttgtggagatcgccccgagcaatttgacgggtaccggtgaccgccccaagggttgccaaagtgtacgggttcggtgaccgcccccaagggttgccatttgtacgggttcggtgaccgccctcaagggtcccttagtggaatcacggcatcttgcattgtgcgagggcgtgaggagattacggtggccctagtggcttcttggggagcattgtggctccacaccgctccaaatagagattagcatccgcaagggtgtgaacttcgggatacattgtcgtctccgcgtgcctcggttatctcttacccgagctctttacttatgcactttactttgtgatagccata
The window above is part of the Triticum aestivum cultivar Chinese Spring chromosome 2A, IWGSC CS RefSeq v2.1, whole genome shotgun sequence genome. Proteins encoded here:
- the LOC123186208 gene encoding putative disease resistance RPP13-like protein 2, which encodes MADALIGPLVGRLQELALSQARALVAVNKDIRRLRDKLMFLQAFLREADAKRHLFSDEITRVWLQQTRDAVFDAEDAVDHYYLQVDMSRYPWWARPSMRYVATFTTQVSMRHKLSAKVKDINSRLEDIIENKDRYKMELNNTKSELTWKASTSISYAHRNMDDLLPPHVPIHEGYQKQLENVLLTPIDHEKLQSQHHHPVVISVFGKSGVGKTTLVREVYDKIAKKKIFPVHAMESFAPYMTASNIMWQIVQKLAKDDENCTRSDVDKIFKDQLRGKKYLLVIDGEVSSTEWKNILHNLKVGAEGSRILHITQHKPEEPPVSYHHEIIKLESLGQKTAIELFHKRLLHIEVQDEKLHEHHQEIHNITEGLPLGIVLLSGLVQTKEFPSEWTNVFDYLKSSQSKRLHRILSLCFDDLPHELKCCFLYFVALPANIKIESHRLVCMWMAEGFLRPRAGKTMEKVGYIYLNELIARNLVKPVHMDEEDTSSAGSIFVTIQNKVHEFLQFEAQEASFVEVHSGDDIPTLTSARRLSLQNSTDKYAVLASSLPKLRSIFSHFEQDAKDPKENQTYLCCSPQIREISKWKRNKDIKSHIQGLLHRSEFLRVINLQGIEIGKRLPDEIGNVVHVHYLGITSCSLEEIPRSIGRLTSLQTLDVRETKVRELPLAFWMIKTLRHVFGSFLKFPKKIGRLKHLQTLDSIQIDTLEEELVGTLGEMIHLEYLRVGYSPEVNVVSLSNALNRLENLRTLIIKGENIPSSVFTSYTHRRLKFIVLEGKLDLPSKLDGVFFLPNLVTLSLVKTSISQEFIDKLAELPFLATLSLYSNSCKDDHLVFSAGGFRCLKKLMMDVEELKRVEANNALPKLKELDIHSHYGEYYCLFIKENTDNKKNFMVDLKKEIVERKTSIIRRLFG